In bacterium, the genomic window GAACGTGGAGCGCGCGGTGGAGGAGCTGGGGATCGGGTGGCCGGTCCTATTGGACAACGACTTCGAGCTCTGGCGCCGTTACGCCAACAACTGGTGGCCGCGGAAGATTCTCGTCAACCCCGAGGGCGTCATCATCCACGACCACATCGGCGAGGGCGGCTACGGGAAAATCGAGGAGGTCATCCAGGAGGAGATAACCAGGCTCAACCCCGGCGTGGCGCTGCCGCCGATCATGGAGCCGGTGAACCCCCACGACCGTCCCGGCGCCGTCTGCTATCCGGCCACGCCGGAGCTCTACGCCGGTTACGCGCGCGGCCGCTACGGCCACCCGGTGGAGATGGACCTCGAGGCCCGCTACGAGCCGGTCACCCCCCACGAGGTGCACAGGGCCTACCTGGAGGGCGACTGGCGCGTGGAGGACGGCCGGCTGCTCCACGTCTCCGAGGCCGACCCACCGGGCGACCGCGTCGTCATCCGCTGTCGGGCCACCGAGGTCAACGCCGTGCTCCACCGCGAGGACGGCGTACCGTTCCGGGTGTACATCGTCGTGGACGGCGGGCCAGTCTCCGAGACCGACGCCGGGGCCGACGTGAAGTGGGACGACGGCGGGCGCAGCTTCGTGGAAGTGGACGCCGGGCGGATGTACCGCCTCCTCGACGCCCCGACCTACGCCGACCGCGAACTGGCCCTGTACGCCACGGGCGACGGCTTCGGGCTGTACGCCTTCACCTTCGGCGCCTGCGTCGAGAGCCCGGACGAATGACACGATCACCCGCGACGGACCCCGAAGCCCACCTTTCACCCGCGCGGGCGTAGTGCTATAATCATCGGAGCATCAACCCGGGAGGCGGCGTGGCGACTAATGTCCGCGAAGCGGTGGAGGTTCCGGTGGGGCCGGCGTCGCCCGGCGTCCTGCGCGCCCTGGAGCTCCTGCTCCTGGCCTTCGCCGGCTACTTCATCCTGGCGTACCTGCGGCCCGACCAGATGGCCGACCCGGTCTGGGCCTGGGTTTACGGCGCGTGGGCCGTGCTCACCCTGCCGCTGACCCTGCGGTGGGTCCTGGTGGGCGCGGCGGACGGACGGTACGCGAGCTGGGGCAGGCTCGGCGTGTGGCTCTTCCGCGACCCGCGGCCGGACCACGGCGCGCGGGGCTGGCTCCTGGTCGTCGCGCTGGCCGGGCTGGTCGTGTACCCCCTGGCCG contains:
- a CDS encoding redoxin domain-containing protein, with protein sequence MRLKYALPLALTLAATVTCGAAETEGEPMPGNPAPQIPAYGPDRWINSEPLTMEALRGRLVLVDFWEYTCVNCLRTLPYLKEWHRRYADLGLVILGVHDPEFEFGRERENVERAVEELGIGWPVLLDNDFELWRRYANNWWPRKILVNPEGVIIHDHIGEGGYGKIEEVIQEEITRLNPGVALPPIMEPVNPHDRPGAVCYPATPELYAGYARGRYGHPVEMDLEARYEPVTPHEVHRAYLEGDWRVEDGRLLHVSEADPPGDRVVIRCRATEVNAVLHREDGVPFRVYIVVDGGPVSETDAGADVKWDDGGRSFVEVDAGRMYRLLDAPTYADRELALYATGDGFGLYAFTFGACVESPDE